A single genomic interval of Lathyrus oleraceus cultivar Zhongwan6 chromosome 7, CAAS_Psat_ZW6_1.0, whole genome shotgun sequence harbors:
- the LOC127100865 gene encoding 11S globulin seed storage protein 2, giving the protein MNRYSNILVILCFILNFVISLQKPIELDLTPKTAQPLVEGDGGSYYIWLSSEVQILAETNVAAGQFILQPRGFAFPHYADSSKVGYVVEGTDGVVGMVLPKTGKEVVLKLKQGDVIPVPIGAISWWFNDGHSNLNIIFLGETSTAHVPGQFTYFFLTGLQGLLGSFSSELIGKIYNFDKDEVSQLTQNQPGVVIIKLEKDQSMPKPQLNITKDFVYDIDTKVPEIAVHNGGLITTLTKKDFPFIKDVELSVIRVKLEPNAIKAPSNLITPGIQLIYIARGSGKIEIVGLSGKCVLDAQVKAGHLTVVPHFFVAAQIAGDEGMESYSIVTTTKPLFEELAGKTSIWEALSPLVQQVSFNVDSKFQKLFISKVTENNNLIPPTI; this is encoded by the exons ATGAATAGATATTCAAATATATTGGTAATTCtgtgttttattttaaattttgtcATCTCTTTACAGAAACCAATAGAGTTGGACTTAACACCAAAGACAGCACAACCTTTAGTTGAGGGAGATGGTGGTAGTTACTATATTTGGTTAAgttctgaagttcaaattttGGCTGAAACAAATGTTGCTGCTGGTCAGTTTATTCTTCAGCCACGAGGGTTTGCTTTTCCTCATTATGCAGATTCATCTAAAGTTGGTTATGTTGTTGAAG GAACTGACGGTGTAGTTGGAATGGTACTTCCCAAAACTGGAAAAGAAGTTGTTTTAAAACTTAAACAAGGAGATGTTATACCCGTACCTATTGGAGCTATTTCATGGTGGTTCAATGATGGTCACTCAAACCTCAACATTATATTTCTTGGTGAAACTTCAACGGCTCATGTTCCAGGACAATTCACTTATTTTTTTCTGACGGGTCTTCAAGGACTTTTAGGAAGTTTCTCTAGTGAATTAATAGGCAAAATATATAATTTTGATAAAGATGAAGTGAGCCAATTAACACAAAATCAACCGGGGGTTGTGATAATCAAGTTAGAAAAAGACCAATCAATGCCTAAGCCACAATTGAACATAACTAAAGATTTTGTTTATGACATTGATACTAAAGTCCCAGAAATTGCAGTCCATAATGGAGGATTAATTACAACCTTAACTAAGAAAGATTTTCCTTTTATTAAGGACGTGGAGTTGAGTGTGATTAGGGTGAAACTTGAACCTAATGCTATTAAGGCACCATCAAACCTAATTACTCCTGGGATTCAATTAATTTACATTGCTAGAGGAAGTGGAAAAATTGAAATTGTGGGATTGAGTGGAAAATGTGTATTGGATGCTCAAGTTAAGGCTGGTCATTTGACTGTTGTACCACATTTTTTTGTAGCCGCTCAAATTGCAGGTGATGAAGGAATGGAGAGCTATTCTATTGTAACAACAACCAA GCCTTTGTTTGAAGAGTTAGCCGGTAAGACATCAATTTGGGAAGCCTTATCACCTTTGGTGCAACAAGTGTCTTTCAACGTGGATTCTAAATTTCAAAAGCTTTTTATATCCAAGGTCACGGAAAACAACAATCTCATTCCTCCTACTATTTAG